A genomic window from Salvia hispanica cultivar TCC Black 2014 chromosome 5, UniMelb_Shisp_WGS_1.0, whole genome shotgun sequence includes:
- the LOC125186221 gene encoding alpha,alpha-trehalose-phosphate synthase [UDP-forming] 1-like isoform X2, protein MEEIGSPPESSNLESHGSPAPLIPTSRLERLLRERVLRRSSKSYHSLEESRDSNGDLDISGYSNDLYLSDGDKGYQDEDMFEGNVIGKHLTDGIEKQDVRVPKQRLLVVANRLPVSAIRKDDDSWGLEISVGGLVSALLGINEFEARWIGWAGVNVPDEVGQRSLTKALAEKRCIPVFLDEEIVHQYYNGYCNNILWPLFHYLGLPQEDRLATTRSFQSQFAAYKEANQMFADVVNAHYREGDVVWCHDYHLMFLPKCLKDYNRKMKVGWFLHTPFPSSEIHRTLPSRSELLRSVLAADLVGFHTYDYARHFVSACTRILGLEGTPDGVEDQGKLTRVAAFPIGIDSERFIRALELDVVKAHMKQLKERFAGRKVMLGVDRLDMIKGIPQKILAFEKFLEENPVWRDKVVLVQIAVPTRTDVPEYQKLSSQVHEIVGRINGRFGSLTAVPIHHLDRSLEFHELCALYAVTDVALVTSLRDGMNLVSYEFVACQASKKGVLILSEFAGAAQSLGAGAILVNPWNITEVASSIGYALTMPADEREKRHRHNFTHVSTHTSQEWAETFVSELNDTVVEAQLRIRQIPPLLPKGDAVEHYIHSNNRLLILGFNATLTEPVDTQGRRIDQFKEMELKLHQDLKEPLRRLCEDPKTTIIVLSGSDRNVLDENFGGYNLWLAAEHGMFLRRTTGDWMTTMPENLTMDWVDSVKHVFEYFTERTPRSHFELRETSLVWNYKYADVEFGKLQSKDLLQHLWTGPISNASVDVVQGSRSVEVRAVGVTKGAAIDRILGEIVHHSHVEAPIDYVLCVGHFLPKDEDIYSFFEPELPTGPAPSARAKIANPLNRFASNSTGVAAFCRNAALPIPSPDSRSNNFLGNGNWWSRMRERMTVHEGSSVLDLRGENYFSCAVGRKRSSARYLLGSSTEVVELLKELTACQP, encoded by the exons ATGGAGGAGATTGGATCACCTCCAGAGTCCTCCAATTTG GAGAGCCATGGAAGCCCTGCTCCCTTGATACCCACGAGTAGATTGGAAAGGCTGTTGAGGGAGCGAGTGTTGAGAAGGTCCAGCAAGTCCTATCACTCGCTCGAAGAATCGAGAGATAGTAACGGGGATTTGGACATTTCTGGTTACTCAAATGATCTGTATCTGTCTGATGGTGACAAGGGCTACCAAGATGAAGATATGTTTGAAGGGAATGTCATTGGTAAGCATCTGACTGATGGCATTGAGAAACAGGATGTTCGAGTTCCCAAGCAAAGGTTACTGGTGGTGGCGAATCGGCTGCCAGTGTCTGCGATTAGGAAGGATGACGACTCGTGGGGACTTGAAATAAGTGTAGGCGGCCTAGTTAGCGCGCTTTTGG GTATCAATGAGTTTGAAGCTAGATGGATTGGATGGGCTGGTGTGAATGTTCCTGATGAAGTTGGACAAAGGTCACTGACTAAAGCTCTTGCTGAAAAG AGATGCATTCCTGTGTTCCTCGATGAAGAGATCGTGCACCAGTATTACAATGGCTACTGTAACAACATATTGTGGCCTCTTTTCCACTATCTCGGGCTTCCACAGGAAGACCGCCTGGCAACGACAAGGAGCTTCCAGTCTCAGTTTGCTGCGTACAAGGAAGCGAACCAGATGTTTGCTGACGTTGTAAATGCGCATTATAGGGAGGGAGATGTGGTGTGGTGCCATGATTATCATCTCATGTTTCTTCCGAAATGCCTAAAAGATTACAACCGCAAGATGAAAGTAGGTTGGTTTCTACACACACCTTTCCCCTCCTCTGAAATTCATCGGACATTGCCATCAAGATCGGAACTTTTAAGATCTGTTCTGGCTGCTGATTTGGTCGG ATTCCACACGTATGATTATGCGAGGCATTTTGTAAGTGCCTGTACTCGTATTCTCGGACTTGAAGGGACCCCTGATGGTGTGGAAGATCAAGGAAAGCTGACTCGTGTTGCTGCG TTTCCTATTGGTATAGATTCTGAGCGGTTCATTCGAGCTCTAGAGCTTGATGTAGTTAAGGCTCACATGAAGCAATTGAAAGAGCGTTTTGCTGGAAGAAAA GTAATGCTAGGGGTTGACCGTCTAGATATGATTAAAGGAATACCCCAAAAGATTTTGGCATTTGAAAAGTTCCTTGAAGAGAACCCAGTTTGGCGCGACAAGGTAGTTTTAGTCCAAATTGCTGTACCAACAAGGACGGATGTGCCCGAGT ATCAGAAGCTATCATCCCAAGTTCATGAAATTGTTGGAAGAATAAATGGAAGATTTGGATCCCTTACAGCTGTTCCAATTCATCATCTA GATAGATCTCTTGAATTCCATGAATTATGCGCCTTGTATGCTGTTACTG atgttgctcttgttACATCACTACGCGATGGAATGAATCTAGTGAGTTATGAATTTGTGGCCTGCCAAGCTTCAAAGAAAGGGGTCCTCATTCTAAGCGAG TTTGCTGGTGCTGCACAGTCACTTGGCGCTGGAGCAATTCTGGTGAATCCTTGGAATATTACAGAAGTTGCTTCATCGATTGGTTACGCTCTGACTATGCCAGCagatgaaagagaaaaaaggcaTCGGCATAATTTCACTCATGTTAGTACTCACACGTCTCAAGAGTGGGCCGAGACATTTGTAAG TGAACTCAATGATACTGTTGTTGAAGCACAGCTACGGATTAGGCAAATTCCGCCATTACTTCCCAAAGGAGACGCTGTCGAGCACTACATACATTCAAATAATCGTTTACTTATTCTG GGATTCAATGCGACGCTTACTGAACCTGTCGACACCCAAGGGAGGAGGATCGACCAGTTCAAAGAAATGGAGCTTAAGTTACACCAAGACTTGAAGGAGCCACTGAGAAGACTATGTGAGGATCCAAAGACCACCATAATTGTCCTTAGTGGGAGCGATAGAAACGTTCTTGACGAG AACTTTGGAGGATATAATTTGTGGTTGGCAGCTGAACACGGGATGTTTTTGCGTCGTACTACAGGAGATTGGATGACGACAATGCCAGAAAATCTAACCATGGATTGGGTTGACAGCGTGAAG CATGTGTTCGAATACTTTACTGAGAGGACACCCCGGTCTCATTTTGAGCTCCGTGAGACCTCACTCGTATGGAACTATAAGTACGCAG ATGTTGAATTCGGGAAGCTTCAATCGAAGGATCTGCTGCAGCACTTATGGACAGGTCCGATTTCAAATGCTTCTGTTGATGTCGTTCAAGGATCGAGATCTGTGGAGGTTAGAGCAGTTGGAGTAACCAAA GGCGCTGCAATTGATCGAATCCTGGGAGAAATAGTTCATCACAGTCACGTGGAAGCTCCTATCGATTATGTTTTGTGTGTTGGTCATTTTCTACCAAAG GATGAAGACATTTATAGCTTTTTCGAGCCGGAGTTACCTACTGGACCAGCACCTAGTGCAAGGGCCAAGATCGCCAACCCTCTCAACAGATTCGCGTCTAACTCTACAGGGGTAGCTGCATTCTGCCGCAATGCTGCTTTGCCTATCCCGTCTCCAGATTCACGATCCAACAATTTTCTGGGGAACGGGAACTGGTGGTCTCGTATGCGCGAGAGAATGACTGTGCACGAGGGCTCATCGGTTCTTGATCTCAGGGGAGAGAATTATTTCTCATGCGCGGTGGGGAGGAAACGTTCCAGCGCAAGATATCTACTGGGATCATCGACCGAGGTCGTGGAATTGCTAAAGGAACTAACAGCTTGTCAGCCATGA
- the LOC125186221 gene encoding alpha,alpha-trehalose-phosphate synthase [UDP-forming] 1-like isoform X1 codes for MEEIGSPPESSNLESHGSPAPLIPTSRLERLLRERVLRRSSKSYHSLEESRDSNGDLDISGYSNDLYLSDGDKGYQDEDMFEGNVIGKHLTDGIEKQDVRVPKQRLLVVANRLPVSAIRKDDDSWGLEISVGGLVSALLGINEFEARWIGWAGVNVPDEVGQRSLTKALAEKRCIPVFLDEEIVHQYYNGYCNNILWPLFHYLGLPQEDRLATTRSFQSQFAAYKEANQMFADVVNAHYREGDVVWCHDYHLMFLPKCLKDYNRKMKVGWFLHTPFPSSEIHRTLPSRSELLRSVLAADLVGFHTYDYARHFVSACTRILGLEGTPDGVEDQGKLTRVAAFPIGIDSERFIRALELDVVKAHMKQLKERFAGRKVMLGVDRLDMIKGIPQKILAFEKFLEENPVWRDKVVLVQIAVPTRTDVPEYQKLSSQVHEIVGRINGRFGSLTAVPIHHLDRSLEFHELCALYAVTDVALVTSLRDGMNLVSYEFVACQASKKGVLILSEFAGAAQSLGAGAILVNPWNITEVASSIGYALTMPADEREKRHRHNFTHVSTHTSQEWAETFVSELNDTVVEAQLRIRQIPPLLPKGDAVEHYIHSNNRLLILGFNATLTEPVDTQGRRIDQFKEMELKLHQDLKEPLRRLCEDPKTTIIVLSGSDRNVLDENFGGYNLWLAAEHGMFLRRTTGDWMTTMPENLTMDWVDSVKHVFEYFTERTPRSHFELRETSLVWNYKYAVFSDVEFGKLQSKDLLQHLWTGPISNASVDVVQGSRSVEVRAVGVTKGAAIDRILGEIVHHSHVEAPIDYVLCVGHFLPKDEDIYSFFEPELPTGPAPSARAKIANPLNRFASNSTGVAAFCRNAALPIPSPDSRSNNFLGNGNWWSRMRERMTVHEGSSVLDLRGENYFSCAVGRKRSSARYLLGSSTEVVELLKELTACQP; via the exons ATGGAGGAGATTGGATCACCTCCAGAGTCCTCCAATTTG GAGAGCCATGGAAGCCCTGCTCCCTTGATACCCACGAGTAGATTGGAAAGGCTGTTGAGGGAGCGAGTGTTGAGAAGGTCCAGCAAGTCCTATCACTCGCTCGAAGAATCGAGAGATAGTAACGGGGATTTGGACATTTCTGGTTACTCAAATGATCTGTATCTGTCTGATGGTGACAAGGGCTACCAAGATGAAGATATGTTTGAAGGGAATGTCATTGGTAAGCATCTGACTGATGGCATTGAGAAACAGGATGTTCGAGTTCCCAAGCAAAGGTTACTGGTGGTGGCGAATCGGCTGCCAGTGTCTGCGATTAGGAAGGATGACGACTCGTGGGGACTTGAAATAAGTGTAGGCGGCCTAGTTAGCGCGCTTTTGG GTATCAATGAGTTTGAAGCTAGATGGATTGGATGGGCTGGTGTGAATGTTCCTGATGAAGTTGGACAAAGGTCACTGACTAAAGCTCTTGCTGAAAAG AGATGCATTCCTGTGTTCCTCGATGAAGAGATCGTGCACCAGTATTACAATGGCTACTGTAACAACATATTGTGGCCTCTTTTCCACTATCTCGGGCTTCCACAGGAAGACCGCCTGGCAACGACAAGGAGCTTCCAGTCTCAGTTTGCTGCGTACAAGGAAGCGAACCAGATGTTTGCTGACGTTGTAAATGCGCATTATAGGGAGGGAGATGTGGTGTGGTGCCATGATTATCATCTCATGTTTCTTCCGAAATGCCTAAAAGATTACAACCGCAAGATGAAAGTAGGTTGGTTTCTACACACACCTTTCCCCTCCTCTGAAATTCATCGGACATTGCCATCAAGATCGGAACTTTTAAGATCTGTTCTGGCTGCTGATTTGGTCGG ATTCCACACGTATGATTATGCGAGGCATTTTGTAAGTGCCTGTACTCGTATTCTCGGACTTGAAGGGACCCCTGATGGTGTGGAAGATCAAGGAAAGCTGACTCGTGTTGCTGCG TTTCCTATTGGTATAGATTCTGAGCGGTTCATTCGAGCTCTAGAGCTTGATGTAGTTAAGGCTCACATGAAGCAATTGAAAGAGCGTTTTGCTGGAAGAAAA GTAATGCTAGGGGTTGACCGTCTAGATATGATTAAAGGAATACCCCAAAAGATTTTGGCATTTGAAAAGTTCCTTGAAGAGAACCCAGTTTGGCGCGACAAGGTAGTTTTAGTCCAAATTGCTGTACCAACAAGGACGGATGTGCCCGAGT ATCAGAAGCTATCATCCCAAGTTCATGAAATTGTTGGAAGAATAAATGGAAGATTTGGATCCCTTACAGCTGTTCCAATTCATCATCTA GATAGATCTCTTGAATTCCATGAATTATGCGCCTTGTATGCTGTTACTG atgttgctcttgttACATCACTACGCGATGGAATGAATCTAGTGAGTTATGAATTTGTGGCCTGCCAAGCTTCAAAGAAAGGGGTCCTCATTCTAAGCGAG TTTGCTGGTGCTGCACAGTCACTTGGCGCTGGAGCAATTCTGGTGAATCCTTGGAATATTACAGAAGTTGCTTCATCGATTGGTTACGCTCTGACTATGCCAGCagatgaaagagaaaaaaggcaTCGGCATAATTTCACTCATGTTAGTACTCACACGTCTCAAGAGTGGGCCGAGACATTTGTAAG TGAACTCAATGATACTGTTGTTGAAGCACAGCTACGGATTAGGCAAATTCCGCCATTACTTCCCAAAGGAGACGCTGTCGAGCACTACATACATTCAAATAATCGTTTACTTATTCTG GGATTCAATGCGACGCTTACTGAACCTGTCGACACCCAAGGGAGGAGGATCGACCAGTTCAAAGAAATGGAGCTTAAGTTACACCAAGACTTGAAGGAGCCACTGAGAAGACTATGTGAGGATCCAAAGACCACCATAATTGTCCTTAGTGGGAGCGATAGAAACGTTCTTGACGAG AACTTTGGAGGATATAATTTGTGGTTGGCAGCTGAACACGGGATGTTTTTGCGTCGTACTACAGGAGATTGGATGACGACAATGCCAGAAAATCTAACCATGGATTGGGTTGACAGCGTGAAG CATGTGTTCGAATACTTTACTGAGAGGACACCCCGGTCTCATTTTGAGCTCCGTGAGACCTCACTCGTATGGAACTATAAGTACGCAG TATTCTCAGATGTTGAATTCGGGAAGCTTCAATCGAAGGATCTGCTGCAGCACTTATGGACAGGTCCGATTTCAAATGCTTCTGTTGATGTCGTTCAAGGATCGAGATCTGTGGAGGTTAGAGCAGTTGGAGTAACCAAA GGCGCTGCAATTGATCGAATCCTGGGAGAAATAGTTCATCACAGTCACGTGGAAGCTCCTATCGATTATGTTTTGTGTGTTGGTCATTTTCTACCAAAG GATGAAGACATTTATAGCTTTTTCGAGCCGGAGTTACCTACTGGACCAGCACCTAGTGCAAGGGCCAAGATCGCCAACCCTCTCAACAGATTCGCGTCTAACTCTACAGGGGTAGCTGCATTCTGCCGCAATGCTGCTTTGCCTATCCCGTCTCCAGATTCACGATCCAACAATTTTCTGGGGAACGGGAACTGGTGGTCTCGTATGCGCGAGAGAATGACTGTGCACGAGGGCTCATCGGTTCTTGATCTCAGGGGAGAGAATTATTTCTCATGCGCGGTGGGGAGGAAACGTTCCAGCGCAAGATATCTACTGGGATCATCGACCGAGGTCGTGGAATTGCTAAAGGAACTAACAGCTTGTCAGCCATGA